The Diprion similis isolate iyDipSimi1 chromosome 11, iyDipSimi1.1, whole genome shotgun sequence genome includes a region encoding these proteins:
- the LOC124412483 gene encoding protein mab-21-like gives MLVPQDMMAAQSKMLYQINKYYGERVQARMVQIQKTIREVCKVVQDVLKEVEVQEPRFISSLTECNGRYEGLEVVSPGEFEVVLYLNQMGVFNFVDDGTLPGCAVLKLSDGRKRSMSLWVEFITASGYLSARKIRSRFQTLVAQACDKCAYRDSVKMIADTTEVKLRIRERYVVQITPAFKCSGVWPRSASHWPIPHIPWPHPSHVAEVKTEGFDLLSKESVAMQGKQSAMEGDAWVLSFTEAETRLLQGGCRRRCLSILKTLRDRHLDLPGNPVSSYHMKTLLLYECEKHPLEAEWDEACLGDRINGIFLQLISCLQCRRCPHYFLPNLDLFKGKSPSGLENAAKQVWRLTRELLTNSRALEHL, from the coding sequence ATGCTGGTACCGCAGGACATGATGGCGGCGCAGTCGAAGATGCTCTACCAGATAAACAAGTACTATGGTGAACGGGTGCAGGCGCGAATGGTCCAGATTCAAAAGACTATTCGGGAGGTGTGCAAGGTGGTGCAGGACGTGCTGAAGGAGGTTGAGGTCCAGGAGCCGCGGTTCATCTCCTCCTTGACGGAGTGCAACGGGCGATACGAGGGGCTGGAGGTCGTTTCACCGGGGGAGTTTGAGGTAGTTTTATACCTGAACCAGATGGGGGTCTTCAACTTCGTAGACGACGGCACGCTGCCGGGCTGCGCGGTCCTGAAGCTCAGCGACGGCCGGAAGCGCTCGATGTCGCTTTGGGTCGAGTTCATCACGGCCTCCGGCTATCTATCGGCTCGCAAAATTCGCTCGCGATTCCAGACCCTGGTAGCTCAGGCCTGCGACAAGTGCGCATACAGGGACTCGGTGAAGATGATCGCCGACACGACCGAGGTCAAGCTCAGGATCCGGGAACGATACGTCGTCCAGATCACCCCGGCTTTCAAGTGCTCCGGCGTCTGGCCACGCTCGGCGTCGCATTGGCCGATTCCCCACATTCCCTGGCCTCATCCCAGCCACGTGGCCGAGGTCAAGACCGAGGGTTTCGACCTGTTGTCAAAGGAGAGCGTCGCCATGCAGGGAAAACAGTCCGCGATGGAAGGTGACGCCTGGGTGTTGTCCTTCACCGAAGCGGAGACGCGGCTGTTGCAAGGCGGGTGCCGTCGGCGGTGCCTGAGCATCCTTAAGACCCTCCGCGACCGGCACCTAGACTTGCCCGGCAACCCGGTGAGCAGCTATCACATGAAGACGCTGCTCTTGTACGAGTGCGAGAAGCATCCTCTCGAAGCCGAATGGGACGAGGCTTGCCTCGGGGACAGGATAAACGGCATTTTCTTGCAGCTGATATCCTGCCTGCAGTGTCGAAGATGTCCGCACTACTTCCTTCCGAACCTTGATCTATTCAAGGGCAAGTCGCCCAGCGGATTGGAGAACGCTGCTAAGCAAGTGTGGCGACTTACTCGCGAACTTCTGACCAATAGTCGAGCTCTCGAGCACCTCTAG
- the LOC124412482 gene encoding protein mab-21, protein MLVPPDMLAAQSKMVYQINKYFGERVMTRKSQVTKTIQEVCRVVQDVLKEVEVQEPRFISSLTDYNGRFDGLDVISPTEFEIVIYLNQMGVLNFVDDGTLPGCAVLKLSDGRKRSMSLWVEFITASGYLSARKIRSRFQTLVAQACDKCAYRDSVKMIADTTEVKLRIRERYVVQITPAFKCAGLWPRSASHWPIPHIPWPHPNIVAEVKAEGFDMLSKECIGLQGKQSAMEGDAWALSFIDAENRLLQGASRRRCLSILKTLRDRHLDLPGNPVTSYHMKTLLLYECEKHPHEAEWDEACLGDRINGIFLQLISCLQCRRCPHYFLPNLDLFKGKSPSGLENAAKQVWRLTRELLTNSRALEKL, encoded by the coding sequence ATGCTGGTTCCGCCTGACATGCTGGCGGCCCAGTCGAAGATGGTGTACCAGATAAACAAGTACTTCGGCGAGCGGGTCATGACGCGTAAGAGCCAGGTGACCAAGACCATCCAAGAGGTCTGCCGGGTCGTCCAGGACGTGCTGAAGGAGGTCGAGGTCCAGGAGCCGCGGTTCATCTCCTCCTTGACGGACTACAACGGTCGCTTCGACGGTCTGGACGTCATATCGCCAACGGAGTTTGAGATCGTTATATACCTGAACCAGATGGGCGTCCTGAACTTCGTAGACGACGGCACGCTGCCGGGCTGCGCGGTCCTGAAGCTCAGCGACGGCCGGAAGCGCTCGATGTCGCTTTGGGTCGAGTTCATCACGGCCTCCGGCTATCTATCGGCCCGCAAAATTCGCTCGCGATTCCAGACCCTAGTAGCTCAGGCCTGCGACAAGTGCGCATACAGGGACTCGGTGAAGATGATCGCCGACACGACCGAGGTCAAGCTCAGGATCCGGGAACGATACGTCGTCCAGATCACCCCGGCTTTCAAGTGCGCCGGACTCTGGCCGCGGTCGGCATCGCATTGGCCGATTCCCCACATTCCTTGGCCTCATCCCAACATCGTCGCCGAGGTGAAGGCCGAGGGCTTCGACATGCTGTCGAAGGAGTGCATCGGACTGCAGGGAAAACAGTCCGCGATGGAGGGTGACGCTTGGGCTCTGTCCTTCATCGACGCGGAGAACCGGCTGCTGCAGGGCGCGAGCCGCAGGCGGTGTCTGAGTATCCTTAAGACCCTCCGCGACCGGCACCTAGACTTGCCTGGCAACCCGGTGACCAGCTATCACATGAAGACGCTGCTCTTGTACGAGTGCGAGAAGCATCCTCACGAGGCCGAGTGGGACGAGGCTTGCCTCGGTGACAGGATAAACGGGATATTCCTCCAGCTAATATCGTGTCTTCAGTGCCGACGGTGTCCCCATTATTTCCTACCCAACCTGGACCTCTTCAAGGGTAAATCGCCCAGTGGACTTGAAAACGCTGCTAAACAAGTGTGGAGACTTACGAGAGAGTTGCTAACAAATAGCCGTGCCCTAGAAAAGTTGTAG